A DNA window from Haloactinospora alba contains the following coding sequences:
- a CDS encoding DUF2397 family protein — protein sequence MGDSADQQTTQAPGGGADRPAPRHGRAALLQLARWFDDADAATAHDIFTAAFTTYGARHLGSLSGGSTAATTSWWNAPRAHTADSRATSALPVAPVQDHTHQRARLRDEAEASAHWRRSAAHEVRRALREPTGEDASVHLSGLASQVVMELLTAALGSEDATRGPVSAGDLELGIRLHAQRCPTASLTLRSSGGDLTLEGLRLRATTYAFHPAEFDSDTPAERNPPETPDTDLWPARQA from the coding sequence GTGGGTGACTCAGCGGACCAGCAGACGACACAAGCACCGGGCGGCGGCGCGGACCGCCCCGCCCCCCGCCACGGCCGTGCTGCACTGCTGCAGCTGGCGCGTTGGTTCGACGACGCCGACGCCGCCACGGCACACGACATATTCACGGCCGCGTTCACCACCTACGGCGCCCGGCACCTCGGCAGCCTGAGCGGCGGCTCGACCGCCGCGACGACGAGCTGGTGGAACGCTCCCCGGGCGCACACCGCCGACTCCCGCGCCACCAGCGCCCTGCCCGTCGCGCCGGTGCAGGACCACACCCACCAGCGCGCCCGCCTGCGTGACGAGGCGGAGGCCTCGGCCCACTGGCGCCGTTCGGCTGCCCACGAGGTCCGTCGCGCCCTCCGCGAACCGACGGGTGAGGACGCCAGTGTCCACCTCTCCGGGCTCGCCTCGCAGGTCGTGATGGAACTCCTCACGGCCGCGCTGGGGTCCGAGGACGCCACCCGCGGCCCCGTCTCGGCGGGTGACCTCGAGCTGGGAATCCGGCTGCACGCCCAGCGTTGTCCGACGGCCTCCCTCACATTGCGTTCTTCCGGTGGGGATCTCACCCTGGAAGGACTCCGCCTGCGCGCCACCACGTACGCGTTCCACCCGGCCGAGTTCGACTCCGACACCCCGGCGGAGAGGAACCCGCCCGAGACACCGGACACCGACCTCTGGCCGGCCCGCCAGGCGTAA
- a CDS encoding restriction endonuclease — MTLPLTDRLRRTAGITAGAAFLLAAAIEQGATSSPWFWIIGVPVVLATLAGAVLWLRRRWETWRLRRVVARTDLTTIDTMSGTRFEHRVADLMRHTGYRNVAVVGQRGDGGVDIRAETPDGRPCAVQCKRLRKPVPPNEIRAFQGVLAHTHSGYLGLFVASQGFTAAAEREAGDSMTLVGREELALWIAGYQQPHLPPAT; from the coding sequence GTGACCCTTCCACTGACGGACCGCCTCCGGCGCACCGCTGGCATCACCGCCGGCGCGGCGTTCCTCCTCGCCGCAGCGATCGAGCAGGGCGCCACCAGTTCCCCGTGGTTCTGGATCATCGGCGTTCCCGTGGTGCTGGCGACCCTCGCCGGAGCGGTGCTGTGGCTGCGCCGCCGCTGGGAAACCTGGCGACTGCGCCGTGTCGTTGCCCGCACGGACCTCACGACCATCGACACAATGTCCGGTACCCGGTTCGAACACCGCGTCGCCGACCTGATGCGCCACACCGGCTACCGGAATGTCGCCGTGGTCGGTCAGCGCGGCGACGGTGGTGTCGACATCCGGGCGGAGACACCGGACGGCCGACCGTGCGCCGTCCAGTGCAAGCGGCTGCGAAAACCCGTCCCACCGAACGAGATCCGCGCCTTCCAGGGTGTGCTGGCCCATACCCACAGCGGATACCTTGGGTTGTTCGTCGCTTCCCAGGGGTTCACCGCAGCGGCGGAACGGGAGGCGGGAGACAGCATGACCCTGGTGGGCCGGGAGGAGCTCGCCCTGTGGATAGCTGGGTACCAGCAACCACACCTTCCCCCCGCTACATGA
- a CDS encoding TIGR02678 family protein — translation MASSTDNALTGERQTAARCLLARPLIAARRAPEEFALIRSHSDWLIQRFHRTLGYELTVAEDHARLAKAGLVRPVSQPPRRASGVPFTPRTYTCLALCLAVLVEAPPRITVAQLAAQVRAAASEAGVDLDPDTRRGERGALVAALRHLAWWGAVTVDGSALSAYVTDGTAQAELGVHAAIARDAMAHPPTSTSEPAVFLGAMADDDPVDDAAGETELRRMLAETAVVYRADLSDRQRARLARHQWRAVSELGELLGCDAEIRAEGVALVLPGETGGESAAVFPNADPTGHAALVLLERLVARLAPERGPTDALPVPPEVMEQELAAVTDPEGGEQRGWARTAAQHVPDPGETTNQVLDLLHTCGLAARTGDAAAGPHEGWCLRPAAARYGGRPPSPGTEEPE, via the coding sequence GTGGCGTCCAGTACGGACAACGCCCTCACCGGGGAACGCCAGACCGCAGCCAGGTGCCTCCTCGCCCGTCCACTCATCGCCGCGCGGCGCGCTCCGGAGGAGTTCGCCCTCATCCGCTCGCACTCCGACTGGTTGATCCAGCGCTTCCACCGGACACTGGGCTACGAGCTGACCGTCGCCGAGGACCACGCGAGACTGGCGAAAGCCGGACTGGTCCGCCCCGTCTCCCAACCGCCCCGCCGCGCGAGCGGTGTCCCGTTCACACCGCGCACCTACACCTGTCTCGCGTTGTGCCTCGCCGTCCTCGTGGAGGCCCCGCCCCGGATCACGGTGGCGCAGCTCGCCGCCCAGGTGCGCGCGGCCGCCTCGGAAGCGGGCGTCGACCTCGACCCGGACACGCGCAGGGGGGAACGCGGCGCTCTCGTGGCCGCGCTGCGCCACCTCGCCTGGTGGGGGGCGGTCACCGTGGACGGCAGCGCGCTGTCCGCCTACGTCACCGACGGAACCGCACAGGCGGAACTCGGCGTCCACGCCGCCATCGCCCGCGACGCGATGGCCCACCCTCCGACCTCCACCTCGGAGCCCGCCGTCTTCCTCGGGGCGATGGCCGACGACGACCCGGTCGACGACGCGGCCGGTGAGACGGAACTACGCCGCATGCTGGCCGAGACCGCGGTGGTGTACCGCGCCGACCTCTCCGACCGCCAGCGCGCCCGGCTCGCCCGCCACCAGTGGCGAGCCGTGTCCGAGCTGGGGGAGCTGCTGGGCTGCGACGCGGAGATCCGGGCCGAGGGCGTGGCCCTGGTGCTGCCGGGTGAGACCGGTGGGGAGAGCGCCGCGGTCTTCCCCAACGCCGACCCGACCGGCCACGCCGCGCTTGTGCTCCTGGAACGCCTGGTCGCGCGGCTCGCCCCGGAACGCGGCCCGACCGATGCGCTGCCGGTTCCCCCCGAGGTGATGGAACAGGAACTCGCCGCGGTCACCGACCCGGAGGGCGGGGAGCAACGGGGATGGGCGCGCACCGCCGCCCAGCACGTTCCCGACCCCGGGGAGACCACGAACCAGGTACTGGACCTGCTGCACACGTGCGGCCTGGCGGCACGGACCGGGGATGCCGCGGCTGGGCCCCACGAGGGGTGGTGCCTGCGTCCCGCCGCCGCCCGTTACGGTGGCCGACCACCGAGCCCCGGAACGGAGGAACCCGAGTGA
- a CDS encoding FAD-dependent oxidoreductase: MTATVVVVGGGYGGITAARALDDVADVVLVDPRDTFVHNVAALRGLADPAWTDRIFLSYDRLLDRGRVVHEGVVRADAAGVTLASGERIDADYMILATGSTYPFPAKVGTDDSTAARARIRATREALSGAGSVLLLGGGPVGLELAGEIKAVWADKTVTVVDPAEDIVSGDLPAEFRAELRRQLGELGVELLVGTSLREGPPSEAGEAETFTATTHSGREVTADIWFRCFGAAPNSDYVAGDLAAARRPTGHVDVTAELRLPGHDHVFAVGDLTAIAESKKAKAAEQHAAVAAANIRTLILGGDRLDTYDPAPPSIVLPLGPTGGASYTPDTGVLGAETTSRLKGTHMRLGPYTELLRTE; encoded by the coding sequence ATGACCGCGACCGTGGTTGTCGTCGGCGGTGGGTACGGCGGTATTACGGCGGCGAGGGCGCTGGATGACGTGGCCGACGTGGTCCTCGTCGACCCTCGGGACACATTCGTCCACAACGTCGCCGCGCTACGTGGCCTTGCTGACCCCGCCTGGACCGATCGGATCTTCCTCTCCTACGACCGGCTGCTCGACCGCGGCCGAGTGGTCCACGAGGGGGTGGTCCGCGCGGACGCCGCGGGCGTCACGCTCGCCTCGGGGGAACGGATCGACGCGGACTACATGATCCTCGCGACCGGGTCGACCTACCCCTTCCCCGCGAAGGTCGGCACTGACGACAGCACGGCCGCGAGAGCGAGGATCCGGGCCACGCGCGAGGCGTTGTCCGGTGCCGGGAGCGTCCTCCTGCTCGGCGGGGGACCGGTCGGCCTCGAACTCGCCGGTGAGATCAAGGCCGTGTGGGCCGACAAGACCGTGACGGTCGTCGACCCGGCCGAGGACATCGTCTCCGGGGACCTTCCCGCGGAGTTCCGCGCCGAACTGCGCCGGCAGCTCGGTGAGCTGGGAGTGGAGCTGCTTGTGGGTACCTCGCTGCGTGAAGGGCCGCCCTCGGAGGCGGGAGAGGCCGAAACGTTCACCGCCACGACCCACTCGGGACGGGAGGTCACCGCGGACATCTGGTTCCGCTGTTTCGGGGCCGCACCGAACAGTGACTACGTCGCCGGCGATCTGGCGGCCGCCCGGCGGCCGACCGGGCACGTCGACGTTACCGCTGAACTGCGGCTGCCCGGCCACGACCACGTGTTCGCTGTCGGTGACCTCACCGCGATCGCGGAGAGCAAGAAGGCGAAGGCGGCCGAACAGCACGCCGCGGTGGCCGCGGCCAACATCCGCACGCTGATCCTCGGCGGGGACAGGTTGGACACCTACGACCCCGCGCCGCCGAGCATCGTCCTTCCGCTGGGCCCCACGGGCGGGGCCTCCTACACGCCCGACACGGGTGTGCTGGGTGCCGAGACCACCTCCCGGCTCAAGGGGACGCACATGCGGCTGGGGCCCTACACCGAACTGCTGCGTACCGAGTGA
- a CDS encoding MarR family winged helix-turn-helix transcriptional regulator: MTETPPGRRLAESLVRLTHLVEHVFAETGRRYDITPQQAQLLCVLHHTQLGMTELSRSLHLEKSSLTGLVNRVERRGLAVRRRDSHDRRECRVALTEQGSRIAVDFHEEVSGRLEELVGDLAPEESGQLTSVIARVLAGAETEPGREGRPDS, encoded by the coding sequence GTGACGGAGACACCCCCGGGGAGAAGGCTCGCCGAGAGCCTGGTGCGACTGACGCATCTCGTGGAGCACGTGTTCGCGGAGACCGGCCGGCGTTACGACATCACTCCGCAGCAGGCCCAGCTTCTCTGTGTCCTCCACCACACCCAGCTCGGCATGACGGAACTGAGCCGGTCCCTGCACCTGGAGAAATCCAGCCTCACCGGGCTCGTGAACCGCGTCGAGCGCCGCGGGCTGGCCGTCCGCAGGCGCGACTCCCACGACCGGCGGGAATGCCGGGTCGCGTTGACCGAGCAGGGCTCCCGGATCGCCGTCGACTTCCACGAGGAGGTGTCCGGGCGGCTGGAGGAACTCGTCGGTGACCTGGCACCCGAGGAGAGCGGGCAGCTCACCTCGGTCATCGCCCGGGTCCTCGCCGGGGCCGAGACCGAACCCGGCCGCGAGGGGCGTCCCGATTCCTGA
- a CDS encoding TIGR03086 family metal-binding protein, producing the protein MEPTPDLTPAANRMKALIDGTPSGRLPDPTPCAGYSVGDLLIHVMQLSAAFRNAADHTATVADGPAPEPSEANLPTNWRAHLEQRLDDLAAAWAIPQAWEGDTAAGGLELPAPQAGVIALNELVLHGWDLARATGQPYECDPESAEACFAFVSRVPTDDPQARAGLFGPVVDVPKDAPLFDRLLGLSGRDPSWGR; encoded by the coding sequence ATGGAACCGACGCCGGACCTCACACCGGCGGCCAACCGCATGAAGGCGCTCATCGACGGAACCCCCTCCGGCCGGTTGCCCGATCCCACCCCGTGCGCTGGCTACTCCGTCGGAGACCTTCTCATCCACGTGATGCAGCTCTCCGCCGCTTTCCGGAACGCCGCCGACCACACCGCCACCGTGGCGGACGGACCGGCACCGGAACCGTCAGAGGCGAACCTGCCCACCAACTGGCGGGCGCACCTGGAACAGCGGCTCGACGACCTCGCGGCCGCCTGGGCCATCCCACAGGCGTGGGAGGGGGACACCGCGGCCGGGGGTCTGGAGCTTCCCGCTCCGCAGGCGGGTGTGATCGCGCTGAACGAGCTGGTGCTGCACGGTTGGGACCTCGCCCGGGCGACCGGACAGCCCTACGAGTGCGATCCGGAAAGCGCCGAGGCGTGCTTCGCGTTCGTCTCCCGGGTTCCCACCGACGACCCGCAGGCCCGCGCCGGGCTCTTCGGTCCGGTGGTGGACGTTCCGAAGGACGCGCCCCTGTTCGACCGGCTTCTCGGCCTCAGCGGGCGCGACCCCTCGTGGGGCCGGTGA
- a CDS encoding TIGR02680 family protein has protein sequence MTDANAAEGADPSTPVTAGSDHEPATGTAGTTTLPEDGTETVPEDGQDDAPPATAARAGGDTADLADTAPLEVAATANPHPRYRLNRAGIQNVWQYDDHVFQFSDGRLLLRGRNGTGKSKALEMLLPFLLDGDARRLDTTGTSRTSLRWLMLEGRTATEATDGSADGDDAEETATETSALGYLWVEFVRSGEDGDQWVTVGAAVTATPGADARSVFFVTDRRVGVDVELVSDGRPMPIDRLRATLGDGNCYDSALAYRNRVMRELFGIDDPVRYRNLIHLLYRLRRPTIGERLEAGELVAVLAEALPPMDEAVLDQVARNVSDLEDARTRLAALRSAREQVGAFLSDYRAYLRTVLRERAREVREQVDAYHGRDAEVGRLESELDRLIASESSVQEERDRLRRTRDTAASDAATLSAGSQTTAPATGDEHQARSAAVNAYIRSAEAAWKAAEYALTTEEHAQKRLAADISAIDRHIAEFRHVHAELRQAAGECGIDASGLGEVPQPLPVTLAARESVTQVDLEGVEQAVERAPVAGIDVADLRGRLAELHDCLARTDTNAAERSRTAAELAEQATEQAAAERREAALLGEAEVAEGALESAQARERDAAEAVSAASVDYASRVREWSASLREAAPQSDLSAELDRIEERIELPLDDTMRVLDTDTPHGVQQHARAIVDPLLTELCTLRDTAVGEERELSAELEELSENRTSEHIAPPRPAWAPDNHENGTGVALYLAVDFAPELTTEERAGLEAALEASGLLAGRISAGATVTEDTTGDLLLAPARAAPGRNLSDVLVPVPTEELPHETISTLLESVALLDPPDATEEESAEPKHRRETVPVGGGSSTAGAVSLDGRWRLGVASGIHHKTVAEYIGEQARTEARDRYVANVDRRIAIAEALLAEAEERRGDIERQYARLVDISRDIPDPSDLVSAWAALDNARSWLAEKQREHTAAREAAERERATVLELRARVARAAQDNSMPTDAAGLAATATAAEKLRIRIAAAKRALESLAVLLEEYRQHSEEWERARGERAIAEDARTAAIGDMISVRRETELTDRARNAAPEQVATAVEQVRGRMGGADDRLPELERDAQRARDDRVAAETRLDTAVSERAEQARRALAVGERLVRTLHDTSGSPDPALLEAAGITGIEEPLSENGAGIDAEDATLDSRVRAVDTVLSALESELTPRAEEHPEEGTATTGEASVDSSELLRRREELHTALAGDGAAGARTELTEVNGIKRVIVHDDDGAHDVTAYAAHVDRAIAHADETALLREEEAFERHLLGELAAHLSQQIEEAKQLVATMNRVLGEVTTSQGLGVRLDWRLAPDADEDIQAVVPLLARSPEQRTRVETTRLRDALRRCIEAIRRMDPAATSGAQLRTALDYRSWFAFTVYVTDAARPERERKLSHRTALSQGEQRVVAYLVLFAAAAAQFDSLAAQAPEAPRLILLDDAFAKVDEPTHGRLLGLLVELDLDFVLTSERVWGCFSNVPSLHIYECLRDPTTPGIATLHFTWDGSRRRLVGV, from the coding sequence ATGACCGACGCGAACGCGGCAGAGGGCGCGGACCCGTCGACTCCCGTCACCGCGGGCAGTGACCACGAACCGGCGACCGGGACCGCCGGAACCACGACGCTCCCAGAGGACGGAACCGAGACGGTCCCAGAGGACGGTCAGGACGACGCCCCGCCCGCGACGGCCGCGCGTGCCGGAGGGGACACGGCGGATCTGGCCGACACCGCCCCGCTCGAGGTGGCCGCCACCGCGAACCCCCACCCCCGTTACCGGCTCAACCGGGCCGGTATCCAGAACGTGTGGCAGTACGACGACCACGTCTTCCAGTTCTCCGACGGGCGGCTCCTCCTCCGCGGCCGGAACGGGACCGGCAAGTCCAAGGCTCTGGAGATGCTCCTCCCGTTCCTGCTCGACGGGGACGCCCGCCGCCTCGACACCACCGGGACCAGCCGCACCAGCCTGCGCTGGCTCATGCTCGAGGGCCGCACCGCCACCGAAGCCACCGACGGTTCCGCGGACGGGGACGACGCGGAGGAAACCGCCACGGAGACCTCCGCGCTCGGCTACCTGTGGGTCGAGTTCGTGCGCTCCGGTGAGGACGGGGACCAGTGGGTCACGGTCGGCGCTGCCGTCACCGCGACACCCGGCGCCGACGCGCGCAGCGTGTTCTTCGTCACGGACCGCAGGGTCGGGGTCGACGTGGAACTCGTCTCCGACGGGCGTCCCATGCCGATCGACCGGTTGCGCGCGACCCTCGGCGACGGGAACTGCTACGACTCCGCCCTGGCCTACCGGAACCGGGTGATGCGGGAACTGTTCGGGATCGACGACCCGGTCCGGTACCGCAACCTCATCCACCTCCTCTACCGGCTGCGCCGCCCCACGATCGGGGAGCGACTGGAAGCGGGAGAGCTCGTCGCCGTCCTGGCCGAGGCGCTGCCCCCCATGGACGAGGCGGTGCTCGACCAGGTCGCACGCAACGTCTCCGACCTCGAGGACGCCCGCACCCGGCTGGCAGCGTTGCGCTCCGCCCGGGAACAGGTCGGCGCCTTCCTCAGCGACTACCGCGCCTACCTGCGCACCGTCCTGCGGGAACGGGCGCGTGAGGTGCGCGAACAGGTGGACGCCTACCACGGGCGGGACGCCGAGGTCGGACGCCTCGAGTCCGAACTCGACCGGCTCATCGCCTCCGAGAGCTCCGTGCAGGAGGAACGGGACCGGCTCCGCCGCACCCGGGACACCGCCGCCTCGGACGCCGCCACCCTCTCCGCCGGAAGCCAGACCACGGCCCCGGCGACCGGCGACGAGCACCAGGCGCGCTCCGCCGCCGTCAACGCCTACATCCGGTCCGCCGAAGCCGCGTGGAAGGCCGCCGAGTACGCACTCACGACGGAGGAGCACGCCCAGAAGCGGCTCGCCGCCGACATCAGCGCCATCGACCGCCACATAGCGGAGTTCCGGCACGTACACGCCGAACTGCGCCAGGCCGCCGGGGAGTGCGGGATCGACGCCTCCGGACTGGGGGAGGTCCCGCAACCGCTGCCGGTCACCCTCGCCGCACGGGAGAGCGTCACCCAGGTGGACCTGGAGGGGGTGGAACAGGCCGTCGAACGCGCCCCCGTGGCGGGTATCGACGTCGCCGACCTCCGCGGCCGGTTGGCCGAGCTCCACGACTGCCTGGCGCGTACGGACACCAACGCCGCCGAACGCTCCCGTACAGCAGCGGAGCTGGCCGAGCAGGCCACCGAGCAGGCCGCGGCCGAGCGGCGGGAGGCGGCTCTGCTCGGCGAGGCCGAGGTCGCGGAAGGCGCGCTCGAGAGCGCCCAGGCGCGGGAGAGGGACGCTGCCGAGGCGGTCAGCGCGGCCAGCGTGGACTACGCGTCACGTGTACGGGAGTGGAGCGCGAGCTTGCGCGAGGCGGCCCCCCAGAGCGACCTCTCCGCCGAACTGGACAGGATCGAGGAGCGCATCGAGCTCCCGCTCGACGACACCATGCGTGTCCTGGACACGGACACACCCCACGGTGTGCAGCAGCACGCCCGGGCCATCGTGGACCCGCTGCTCACCGAACTGTGCACCCTGCGGGACACCGCCGTCGGTGAGGAACGCGAACTCTCCGCCGAACTCGAGGAGCTGTCCGAGAACCGCACGTCCGAGCACATCGCCCCGCCCCGGCCTGCATGGGCGCCGGACAACCACGAGAACGGAACGGGGGTCGCCCTCTACCTCGCGGTGGACTTCGCCCCGGAGCTCACCACCGAGGAACGGGCCGGCCTGGAAGCGGCGCTGGAGGCCAGCGGCCTGCTGGCGGGCCGGATCTCCGCAGGGGCGACAGTCACCGAGGACACGACCGGTGACCTGCTGCTCGCTCCCGCGCGAGCGGCACCCGGCAGGAACCTGTCCGACGTGCTCGTCCCCGTCCCCACGGAGGAGCTCCCGCACGAGACCATCTCCACGCTGCTGGAGTCCGTCGCTCTGCTGGACCCGCCGGACGCCACCGAGGAGGAGTCGGCCGAGCCCAAGCACCGGCGGGAGACCGTGCCCGTCGGAGGGGGCTCCTCCACCGCGGGCGCCGTCTCGTTGGACGGCCGGTGGCGGCTCGGCGTCGCCTCGGGGATCCACCACAAGACCGTCGCCGAGTACATCGGCGAGCAGGCCCGCACCGAGGCCCGGGACCGGTACGTGGCCAACGTCGACCGGCGTATCGCCATAGCCGAGGCCCTGCTGGCCGAGGCCGAGGAGCGGCGCGGTGACATAGAACGCCAGTACGCCAGGCTGGTGGACATCTCCCGCGACATCCCGGACCCGTCGGACCTGGTGTCGGCGTGGGCAGCGCTGGACAACGCCCGTTCCTGGCTGGCCGAGAAGCAGCGCGAGCACACCGCGGCCCGCGAGGCGGCCGAACGGGAACGCGCCACCGTCCTGGAACTGCGCGCGCGGGTCGCGCGGGCCGCACAGGACAACAGTATGCCCACCGACGCCGCGGGGCTCGCGGCGACCGCCACCGCCGCGGAGAAGCTGCGGATCCGGATCGCGGCGGCGAAACGCGCGTTGGAGTCGCTGGCCGTACTGTTGGAGGAGTACCGGCAGCACAGCGAGGAGTGGGAACGGGCGCGCGGTGAACGCGCCATCGCCGAGGACGCCCGCACAGCGGCGATCGGGGACATGATCAGTGTGCGTCGGGAGACCGAGCTCACCGACCGCGCGCGCAACGCCGCCCCGGAACAGGTCGCCACCGCCGTGGAGCAGGTGCGCGGGCGGATGGGCGGGGCCGACGACCGCCTTCCCGAGCTGGAACGCGACGCGCAGCGGGCCCGGGACGACCGGGTGGCCGCCGAAACCCGGCTGGACACCGCCGTGTCCGAACGCGCCGAACAGGCCCGGCGCGCGCTCGCCGTCGGGGAGCGGCTGGTCCGGACACTGCACGACACCTCCGGAAGCCCCGACCCCGCCCTGTTGGAGGCCGCCGGTATCACCGGGATCGAGGAGCCCCTTTCCGAGAACGGGGCCGGCATCGACGCCGAGGACGCCACCCTCGACAGTCGGGTACGGGCCGTGGACACCGTGCTGTCGGCACTGGAGAGCGAGCTCACCCCCCGGGCGGAGGAGCACCCGGAGGAGGGCACCGCAACGACCGGCGAGGCCAGTGTGGACAGCAGCGAGCTCCTGCGCCGCCGCGAGGAGCTGCACACCGCCCTCGCCGGGGACGGGGCCGCCGGGGCGCGCACCGAACTCACCGAGGTCAACGGGATCAAACGTGTCATCGTGCACGACGACGACGGCGCGCACGACGTCACCGCCTACGCCGCCCACGTGGACCGCGCCATAGCCCACGCGGACGAGACCGCCCTCCTGCGGGAGGAGGAGGCGTTCGAACGCCACCTCCTCGGGGAGCTCGCCGCGCACCTGTCCCAACAGATCGAGGAGGCGAAGCAGCTCGTCGCCACGATGAACCGGGTCCTGGGCGAGGTCACCACCTCCCAGGGGCTGGGGGTGCGGCTGGACTGGCGTCTGGCTCCCGACGCGGACGAGGACATCCAGGCTGTGGTGCCCCTGCTGGCCCGGTCTCCCGAGCAGCGCACCAGAGTGGAAACGACGCGGCTGCGCGACGCGCTGCGGCGTTGTATCGAGGCGATCCGCCGGATGGACCCGGCGGCCACCTCCGGTGCCCAACTGCGTACCGCCCTGGACTACCGGTCGTGGTTCGCCTTCACCGTCTACGTCACGGACGCCGCCCGTCCGGAGCGGGAACGCAAGCTCAGCCACCGGACGGCGCTCAGCCAGGGAGAACAGCGGGTCGTGGCCTACCTGGTGCTGTTCGCCGCCGCGGCGGCGCAGTTCGACTCGCTCGCCGCCCAGGCGCCGGAAGCGCCGCGTCTGATCCTGCTCGACGACGCGTTCGCCAAGGTCGACGAGCCCACCCACGGGCGCCTGCTCGGGCTGCTCGTGGAGTTGGATCTGGACTTCGTGCTGACCTCCGAACGCGTCTGGGGATGCTTCTCCAACGTTCCGAGCCTGCACATATACGAGTGCCTGCGGGATCCCACCACACCCGGCATCGCCACGTTGCACTTCACCTGGGACGGCAGCAGGCGCCGCCTCGTGGGGGTGTAG
- a CDS encoding pentapeptide repeat-containing protein, translated as MADSPRPSTAGPRRGRIASPRWARKGRRALTRLPELGRLIGVAWALVITAVAAISAGAWWFLGSPPLRAPAELTARDLNAITTRAFAVVAGLVGTALLVISYRKQRTAEFGEDRERTRLFNERFTAAYTELGSEHAAVRLGAVHALAHLADDAPTRELRQMCIDVLCAYLRMPHTPAPDEPSDGATEEQRCERQRRQLEFASLREVRHTIIRTIAARLREDAHVSWQGHDFDFTGVVFDGGDFSEARFSGGLVNFRDATFSGGTVSFRDVLVTMGTVNFSGAAFTGGTVDFRYAAFAGGTARFSAAQFAGGTVDFGDSALSGGTVDFTRSAFSRGTVNFGFARFLNGTMDFGEVTFTGGLVDFRYAAFAGDTVNFRGVVLAGGTVDFGTAKGPCPGGLLDAVAAGEPGTAVLPRGWEDAAGEAPGTE; from the coding sequence ATGGCTGACTCCCCCAGGCCTTCCACTGCCGGTCCGCGGCGGGGGAGGATCGCATCGCCCCGGTGGGCACGCAAGGGACGTCGTGCACTGACCCGGCTCCCGGAGTTGGGGCGCCTGATCGGAGTGGCCTGGGCCCTCGTGATCACCGCAGTGGCAGCGATAAGCGCCGGAGCGTGGTGGTTCCTCGGCTCCCCGCCACTGCGCGCACCCGCCGAACTCACCGCCCGGGATCTGAACGCGATCACCACACGGGCCTTCGCCGTGGTGGCCGGCCTGGTCGGAACCGCGTTGTTGGTGATCTCGTACCGAAAACAGCGCACCGCCGAGTTCGGGGAGGACCGTGAGAGAACCCGGCTCTTCAACGAGCGTTTCACGGCCGCGTACACGGAGCTGGGAAGCGAGCACGCCGCGGTCCGGCTGGGCGCGGTCCACGCTCTGGCTCACCTGGCCGACGACGCCCCGACACGGGAGCTGCGCCAGATGTGCATCGACGTGCTGTGCGCCTACCTGCGCATGCCCCACACTCCCGCTCCCGACGAACCGTCCGACGGTGCCACCGAGGAGCAGCGCTGTGAGCGTCAGAGACGTCAACTGGAATTCGCCTCCCTCCGTGAGGTGCGCCACACCATCATCCGCACCATCGCGGCCCGCCTGCGCGAGGATGCACATGTGTCCTGGCAGGGCCACGACTTCGACTTCACCGGCGTCGTCTTCGACGGCGGCGACTTCTCCGAAGCCCGCTTCTCCGGCGGCCTGGTGAACTTCCGCGACGCCACCTTCTCCGGAGGCACGGTCAGCTTCCGTGACGTCCTCGTCACCATGGGAACGGTCAACTTCAGCGGCGCTGCCTTCACCGGAGGGACAGTGGACTTCCGCTACGCCGCCTTCGCCGGGGGGACAGCACGCTTCAGCGCTGCTCAATTCGCCGGCGGCACGGTGGACTTCGGCGATTCTGCCCTTTCCGGCGGCACCGTGGACTTCACCCGCTCCGCCTTTTCCCGCGGAACGGTGAACTTCGGTTTCGCTCGCTTCCTCAACGGCACGATGGACTTCGGTGAGGTGACCTTCACCGGCGGCCTGGTGGACTTCCGTTACGCCGCCTTCGCCGGCGACACGGTGAACTTCCGTGGTGTCGTCCTCGCCGGCGGCACCGTGGACTTCGGTACGGCCAAAGGACCGTGCCCGGGGGGATTGCTGGATGCGGTGGCGGCCGGGGAGCCGGGAACGGCCGTGCTGCCGCGGGGGTGGGAAGACGCTGCGGGTGAGGCACCCGGCACGGAGTAA